Genomic window (Musa acuminata AAA Group cultivar baxijiao chromosome BXJ1-9, Cavendish_Baxijiao_AAA, whole genome shotgun sequence):
CCTCTCTAGTTGGAAGTCCAAGCGATCGCTCGGTAATCAGAAGATGAAGATCACCGTGATGACCCCCGACGACCGGTTCATTACGCTTGACGTCGATCCCGATGAATCCGTAAGATCCGTTTCTTATGAAGCCCTATTTTATTGCAATTCTCTGTCGGAGATGACGGTAAAGATTCAATCTTTGCTGTAAACTTTCGTGATTGATTTTGAGTTGCTGTCGTGTAGGTTGAGAATGTCAAAGCGCTGCTTGAGGTGGAGGTATGTGTGCTTTGAAAGCGTTTCGTTAGTGGAATTGTTGGGGATTATTTGTATGCTTTTGGTTATTCCGATTGGATGGTGGTTGTGGATTATGGCAGACGAATGTCTCTCTTCATCAGCAGCAGCTGCATTTCAATGGGAAGGAGATGAGGAATTCAGACCGGTTGAGCGCCATCGGTGTCGGTGATGGTGATATGGTGATGATGGTTCCTCAAGCTGCACGGTAGTTAATCAATCGCCTAACACTATCTGCTGAATTCGCTCATACTTTCATAAATTCTTAGTCAAGGTGATTAAATAGGAAAAGGTTTAACTTATATCTTATTTGGAGTAGTTTCTTTTCATCATCGGATGCAGTTTGCAGTATGGTGCCAAGCTATAAGAGAAATACATTATGTCCTGTTGTAGCTTAGCAATCATCGGTAGTGACATCATGTCACTGAGATACTTGTGGGTTGGTGCCACGGATTCCTGGTGTGCAATAATTGATTTTTACTTAGAAAGTTTCCACAATCTATTAGAAGTTAAGGAGACTTGCTCTGGCTCTACAATGGCTCCTAGTCTTATTTATTGCACTTAATGGCAGTCCTTCGGTAAGTGTAGATTGAACCACATGATTATTGGAAGAATCACAATTTTTACAAACTTGTGGTTGTGAAGTTACAAGAGAATATAGATAAGGTGGGACATACAAAATATTCTAAAAATTTTCATTAATTCGCTCTTAAAAAGATGTACTTTGCAATGAAAAGGCTACATGAGTCTTTCTCAATGTGCTTCCTCCCCTCGGACGAAGCATTGTCAATGTGGTGTCAGATCAGGCCATGGGATGTTAAGTCTGGAAAACTTGTCCATTATCTTCTGTGATATTTGTTCCTTCAATTTTCCAGAACTGATGTTTTTCCAaagctatttttttctttcacccTATTCTACTCTTTACTCAAATTCAACAAATGGATAACCAACACATCCAACATTGGATATGCATAATCATAATCATCACGTTTCTTGACTGAGGTGGTCCTTGCTCCATGAGATTATATTAATGGATCTGATTTTAGTATTCTAGCATTCTTCTTGTGTACATAATTCATCCTGCAGAATTGTTCTACTTAATCTAGGCTTTagctattgcaattgatccaagTAATTCTACCTGAGATGTTCAGTTCCTTCTTTTCAGGGCATCATCTGCTGAACTAACTTTAAATACCGATGGGTCGGCTGTGAATCCTGCATCCTTTCGGCATCATGTTAGGCGTGACTCTCAGTTGATAACACAACTTCTTCAGGTATATCACAGATGATGGTCTGCTGaagtatttttttatgataaatattaGAAACTTGCTTCATGCACAAGCAATTAAGCTCTATTACTTATAGAGTATCAGTTTTTTTGCAGTTGATTTAAATGCAATCCCACTTTCATTACATTTGTCTTGTTCCTTAGATATAAGAGAACAACTTAGAACAATTTAAAAGAGAGTTCAATCAAGGGGTTTAGTAACTGACTATGGTACATTGGAAATCTACACGAGGAACCACACAATGAGGTTATGACTCATGGAGTTTGGATGCTATGATTCCTATGGTCTAAAGTTAAAGAGTGAGGGCGAGAGGATGGGAGGAGGTGGAGGTAGAGGTGATAATGACAGGTACTAGTGGGGGGAACAGGAGGTGGGTCAGCGGTGATGCCAACGAGGAGGTGATGGCAGGACAAGGAAGTGTAGTGATGCGGAGGGGTGGAGGTGCCTAAGGAGAagggcaggaggaggaggaggtgctgaccgaggacgaggaggagaagaGTAGAAGGAAAAGGTGGGGCAAAAGGAGACAATGGAGGAGAGAGAGGGAAGAAGGAAAAAAGTTTTCAATAACTgtcaattaattataaatatataaaaaggaCCTACTACAACATACTGCTATGTACGTCCTGGTACCAGTTAGTTACTTTACTGCCTGTTAAGTCGATTGGATCAGGCAAAATTGCTCACTTGCCATACTGATTGACCATCATACTGGCAGATGCCTGTTTGTAGGTATGCTCAGAATTACAATCCCTATTTACATCTTCACTCAACCAGCCTGGGTTTACTTGTGCATGACCTCAAATTTTTTGTTGCTATGGAGTTCAGTTTATGTCACATTCAAGTGAGCATGCCAGTCCTATTGTTTTGGTGGATGTATGGTTGTAAAaagaaatcaaataatgataagaTGTTTGCATATCCATATCCATATCTTTTGGTTAAGTGATATAATTGCGAACAATATTGAAATTAATACCTATATTTGTCTTGAGTAGGTACAATAATTTTTGTTTAGCATTAGAaatccaaatagttgagacttacggctttgttgttgttattgtgatATTAGAAACCCATATTTGAAATAAAATTGTGTATCAGATCTCAGTCTAATCCTTGCATGTTCTTAGAAAATGTAAAGTTGTACTTTAAATAGACTTTATAACAAAGGTAAATAAGCAATAAATGGTTGAGAACTAGTTCCAACACATCCATTTTTTAAATAGGAGAGCTTAAAAGCAAATATGAGTATGAAAAGAAAGGTTAGAAAAATAGACCATAATGATAGACCTCCCAAGTTCCAAGTTACCCTTTTCTCTTTTAGTTAATATTTCTGTTTATCATATGCCTTCAAACATCTGGATGCAGCAGGATTTAACCTTATATTCATATTCATATGTGAAAAATTTTGATTAGCAACAATGGATATGAATATGTATTAAAGTGGATTTAGAGGGATGCTACCTGAACCCATTCAGACCTAGGTGGATGCCAAAGATTCTGAACAATTTAGGTAAATGGTAAATGCACTGGAGTTGATGGTTTGTCCTTTTTTATTTGTGCACTACTACTTTGGgtctatgttttttttattttggaacaTTGTCTATTCTACTCCTTTTTTCACTTCATCTGTCGATATTAACTAAAAAGCTTGCAGAATGATCCACCAATGGCACAAGCTATACTTGGAGATGACCTCAATGAACTTCAGAGTATCTTGCGAGAGCGCCATCGGCTGAGAAACGAATTACAGCGAAAGCAAGAGGAAGAGCTTGTAAGTAGTTGGTTTCAGCGCTTCTGATGTTGCCTGCGCTTGACTTTGTTAGCTTTGGTTCTAGCAATTTTCCCTCTGATTGAGGCAAAAGATGCAATATGTTAGTATTACTTTAATTTGATAATATTTTCAATCATCACTGTTATGTCACCACCTAATGTGACCTAACTAGTGACAAATATAATGGAAAAACGAATCATTTTAGCAAACACTATCTATCCTATTTGTGAATTTCACCTTTAAAGCTTCCAATTTAATATGCTATGATGAAAAATTATAGTACCTTTATGCACAAACAGTTGGAGCCACTTTAGTTTAATAAATCTAGTCAATGGCAGTCATGATTTGATGACAGGTAAGCAATACATATCATATCATAGAGGATAGTGATGCTGTACTACTGCCAGCCAACTACAGAATAGCACTAATCTACATTCATGCCATATATGGTTTGCATTGCAGTTAATTCTCACCTGTTGCTCTAGCTACACAATAAGAAATTTGGTGGGCTTGAGACCAATTGACTGGTTGTGGCCACATCATCGTCCACGTCTTTTCTTTCATCGTATGTTTCTTTGCAATCCCTTTGATGACCTCCTATTGTTATTGTTGGATGCCCCTGGTCAGCTGCTAGTATATATATTGCTGAGGCATGCATGCCATATCAAGAAAAGAGAATGGAATTGAGTTCTTATGGGGCAAAACTGCTCCTACCTCCAATGCTGATTTAAGCTTTGGCAAGGGCAAGGCTATCTCTGACATCCACGAACATCACCTTTGTAGGTCTCAACTGGTGCTTTAGTGAAAATCAAAGCCAATATCATAGGAAGAGCCAACAGTAGTTGGCAGGGTCTGGGGTCTAGGTTTTTGTTGTGGCTATACCATTCACAATTGTGAACACCACTGGGCTTGTTTTATGCAATTCTTCTCTCATTCACATTGGACATATTAAATAGACTAATCCAATTAACATATTACAATTTACAAGTTCTATCACAATAAGATCATGACATTTTGCGTTTTTATGTGTAGTTTGGTAAACATGTTTTTGGCATATTTAGGTGATAGTACATTTTGTTTGATAGAAGCATGATCTGTATCTTTTTAACTTATCTTCATGCTTTTCTAACATCCTGATGATTGACATGGTAATGATATTATATGTCCAGGCTCTGATGTATGCTGATCCTTTTGATGTTGAAGCTCAGAAAAAGATTGAGGCATCTATCAGACAGGTTCTTTGTCTCATAATGCCTTTTCATCTTACTGATCAGGCTATAGTTATCTTGGTCATCTAATTGGAAATAGAAAGCTTTGTATAAAAGCCTGTTAGATGATACTCTAGAAACATGCTATCTgctttttgttattattttataaaatattagataCTTTGCTTTAATTCTAAATTCTACTGTTTTTTCTGTCATTTTGGGCAAGAGGCTTGTGCAATTGCTTTTAACCTAAACTAGAAGACACTTGATCATTTGTTTGATGAAAATGATTTAGTTCTTAGACTTAATGGTAAGAACACTTTTcttgttattttatttaaaatgcaGTTCATTGCTCAAAgatcaacttttattgcaaagtcaTGAATCACGCCATATGATACTAATATTTAAGTCCTGAATCCATAACTTTTTCCAAGAAAAGAAATTTTATTTACTCCTAAATCCCTATGTTGTTAACATTTCTCTGTAAAGATTACAAATTCTATAGCATATAGTTATGTTTTTCTTaataaatttcttttgaagaaatAACTGCATTTTGCATGCCATGATATCAATAGATATCACATTGCAGGTAATCTTTCTTATAATCCAATAACTTTGCACCATTTTATAAGGTGCTCATATAAAATTCTCATAGCGATATGACTAATCATGCTGTTATTTGCTCATTCAGTGCATGTAGCATACATTTATGGATACGTTCTCTACATTTTATGTGAGCATTTGATAGACTCAATAGATGCCAGTAGCCAGTGAGcctcttcaagagagaagtattCACAATCTTAGCAATGATTGAACTTTTCTAGCATCATATATTGACCCTTCTATGTTTTAATTCTTCCATGTTTGCAACATTTATCTGTGCATGCTGAGTTTCATATTAGCTTTGAGTTAGACTACCACAGTTTCAAATATCATGGATTCATAGTCAGATAATAGATGTATGGATCTAGTAGCTTGTTGCTTTAGTCCAGGTCTAGTTAGGATTTGAGTTTGAAAGTTGAAACCACTAAAGGATATTTGTGCATGCTTCAGATGGAAGAGCTTCATACAGAATTTTTCAAATGGGTCATGGACTTTAACATCATAACCATGTTGAAATTGGAGTATTTTTGTTTATTAGCCTCTGCATGGTAAAATGTTTGGTGCTTATTTTATCTTTTCTATGCTTAGTTGCTAATCAACAATCAAATTTCAGAAAGGAATTGATGAAAATTGGGAGGCTGCTTTAGAACACAACCCTGAAGCTTTTGCACGAGTGGTATGTTGTATGCTTGTTACATTTCTGTTTTATTTAGAATTAATCTTTGTTTGTCTTTCATCTTATACCGTCCCATTTGTAGGTTATGTTGTATGTAGATATGGAAGTCAATGGAGTACCTTTGAAGGTATGTCAAATTCTAGCATCCTTTTTGTCTTAGAGCCATGacattattttctttattatcgTACTGCTCCTTTCTATGCTGACGATGAAATTTTGTTTACCTACAAGTACATTATCTTTTCATTCTCAattatgcattttaactttattaATTGAAATTTTTGGATAATAATGTGGGATAAATTACTCACTTACATTTCAGAAAACTCTGTTGCTCACTATAATAAGTTTCTCAACATGACTTCAATATTAGAATACTTGGAGAATTATCAAAAGAAGTTTGTATAATTGCCTCAAAATTTCTTTGCACATCAAATTTAGGGCAAGTTAATACTGAATTCAATCAATGATACATCAATCCAGGGACTTGCCTAAGTACCATCCAATTATATCTGAAGTTATCGTGTATCTTCTTATACTTATATGTTAAAGATGTATGATATGGTGTTAATTGTTTAGAGTTTAGACTTCAGATAGTTACTTTGATATTGTTCTCCAGTCATCCTTTTTTATTCTTCTGTTCATTATTTTTGCTAATTACTTGACGGCCGAAGACTCTGTACACCCTAACACCAATTCTTGGCAAGCTATGGACAACTACTCTCCAAAAGTAATGAGCTTAGACTGTTTAGTGCGAACATAAAACTTTCTTCTTGCCAAATATCTTGGATGTGGGTACTGATATGCTATCTCAAATTATAGCCTACTTTCAAATGTggtattataataaattaaaacaaTTTGTTTCATGGCTACCTTTCAGTAACATAGTATCAGTTATATAACCTCCTACTGTAGGCAATTCAGCACAAGAGACTGGCTTAGCCATGAATCTGGCATGGCCATTTGGTGCTGCAATCTTAAAGTTTGTGTAGATGGGAAACAAAGACTCCAAGTTTGTTAAGGGAGCCCACAAGAATGTGGAAGAAGACATGAAAGCAAGTTTTGGTTTGGTAAACCTTATCCATTCTAAGACACAGATCATATGCCAATACAAATTATTGTCAGATAAGCCTACCCAGGCATGTCATGTACTGAGCCTAATTAAGTTCTGATTGGTGAAGATTGATTTcagaaactactagcatgatcttgAAATGGGGAAGTTTGCATTTTTAAAGATATTCTACCATTCAAAATTCAGCCATGTGAATCATGTTTTTTTCTATCTATATATTTTGTGTGAACAGTTAGATGTAAATCATTGGTTCTTCAAATTGTATCCTGCTCCTTACAGATACATCAAATACTATAACTCTTTGATAAACAACTGGGGACAAATATGCTTTTTCAGATTTGCTGAAACATAAACTTTCATCAAAATAGTGTTGCAACTATTCTAAGATAACTTGCATGTTCCTTATGAAATAGAGCCTTCaatcatgtatatatttatggAGAAACCTTCAATTTAGTTACCATCCTTCTGCTGAAAGGCATTGGATTAATTTCCCTCTTGTTCTTAGTTGTAGTTGGTCTACTCTTAGTTTCCCCTGATTTATTAGGATAGTTAgttaagattttattttaaatacttTTTCACTTCTCTTTCCAGGCTTTCGTTGATAGTGGAGCACAATCTACAATAATCTCGAAAAGCTGTGCTGAGCGTTGTGGGTATGTTCAGTGATTTTTTCACATCAGTGGCTATTGTTTTATTATAAATTGGGGTTATGTTGTATGCATCTGACCCTCATCAGTTCCCATGGTGGAAGGAGCCTCATACACCAGGCTTCCCCTTTTTATCTTTTGATAGATTGACATGGAGATGGACATCATCGAGATAAAATCACTATACACAGAGAACATGTATGATCACATGTGTATAGTTACTTGCAAAGTTTGCAATTTCGTATACCTATCAGTCCATAATGGTGTACCATGTCAGCATGCTGGTATGTACCAAGTTTTGAAAAAAACCATAAAAAGGCTACAAaacagggaaaaaaaaagaaatttcccAATAAGGAGCCTGTATCGTCCTGTACTAGATGGTATCAACCTTATACCAGGCGTGCTGGGTGGTACAGGTCCTGTACTGCAAACGTAGATCTGTTACTGGGAATACCACCTGGAATACCTTGTATTAGTCATGCATACCAAGCCATACtatacggtattgcaaaccttgactACTTGTATATTTACAGGCAGCTTGTTGTTTGATAGATATGTAAGCTTTGTTGCATATCAACTGAAGATATGCCTATTCTCTTATGCAACTTAACGAAGGCTAAACTGTTATATCCTGTTTCTCTGAAGCACTTTGTTCTGTTTCTATATCAGGCTATTGAGACTACTTGATCAGCGTTACAAGGGCATTGCTGTTGGGGTTGGGCAATCAGAGATAATAGGTCGAATACATGTAGCACCAATTAAGGTTTGTTTgcacatttttaatttttttgcttatgaGCTGGTCTTTTCCACCATTTCATCTAGCATTGaagttttttgttttctattgaaGC
Coding sequences:
- the LOC135584773 gene encoding protein DNA-DAMAGE INDUCIBLE 1-like, with translation MKITVMTPDDRFITLDVDPDESVENVKALLEVETNVSLHQQQLHFNGKEMRNSDRLSAIGVGDGDMVMMVPQAARASSAELTLNTDGSAVNPASFRHHVRRDSQLITQLLQNDPPMAQAILGDDLNELQSILRERHRLRNELQRKQEEELALMYADPFDVEAQKKIEASIRQKGIDENWEAALEHNPEAFARVVMLYVDMEVNGVPLKAFVDSGAQSTIISKSCAERCGLLRLLDQRYKGIAVGVGQSEIIGRIHVAPIKIGHVFYHCSFTVLDAPNMEFLFGLDMLRKHQCIIDLKENVLRVGGGEVSVPFLQEKDIPSHIRDEERFSKQASLGPGSAPESSGAQEKTLDISAKNQSSGTPTNDRTQDADFEAKVNKLVELGFDRASATQALRLFNGNEDKAAAFLFGG